The nucleotide window GCCCATTCCGGTGTTGGTGATTCCCTGTCACAAATAGAGGCAGCATATAGAATTCAACAAAAAACAAAAACCCGCTTTTCCTTGAAAAACGGGTTTTTATTTATAATCAATTTATTTAACCTTTCTTGTAAACTTCAGGATCGTAATAAGGACGGATCACTTTGGACGGCGTCTTGTAATCCCGGTCTTTGTTATTTCCCAAAGGAACTACAAGTTCCCAGCACCAGTATATAAAAATGATTGATGCAACGATGAAAAGTATCCAGTTCAACAGATAACCGAAGGCTTCAAAAAAACCGAAGCTCCACTTGAAAACATCGCTTAAGAAGAGGAATATAGACGTCATTATTTTCTTTTTTAGATTAACTTTGCACAAATTTAAGAAAAATGTTCAGATTACTTTCAAAAGAAAGCAATATTTTTTCAATCCCCGTCTATATTGGTTTCCTGCTTTTGTCTGTAACTGCGTTTAATGTTTTTAGCCTCAACAGTTTATCGCTGATACCCACCCTTATTACAGTCGCCGGCATTGCACTGGGCTATTTCGGGTTCAACACCATCGGTTTAACCTACCAGACTCACCTCCCACTTTTCCTGTACACCTTTTTTGTCTTTGCCTTCTTTCCCGGAAGTATCGATATCGGAATAGCCACAGCGCTTTTCACCAACTCCTTTCTCATACTCATCATGACCAGCACAAACGATGATTTCCGGCGCAAATCTTACCTGATTGTAGGAGCTATTCTGGCTGTAAATTTTATATTCCTGCCGGCCACCTGGCCTATGGCTATATTTGCACTGTTGCATATATTGGGAACCTCCAACAGAATAGGCCTTCATATTTTCCGTTTGTTTTACGGAGTTTTCCTGATTGCCATGAGCTACTTTTCGGTGATGTACTTTCTGGGAAACCACTCGTGGAACGAAGCCTACTTTCCCTTTACAGCCTTTAAATTCCACAACGATTACGGACAGTTACTGTACCTCCTGCCGGTAATTCTAATGATGGCCTACGCCATATTCGATCATTTCATACATTATAACAAGAAAAGCCCAATCAGCAAGTTCAAGTATTCCTTTATGCTGCTCTTCTTCACTGCCCAACTTATCACCGTTGTACTGTATATGGGCGACCATTACGAATACCTTTTACTGCTGGCCCTGCCGGCAAGCATCATATTAAGCCGTTTTCTGCGTTTCACAAAAAGAGGGTGGCAGAAAGAGCTGGGCCTCTGGGTAATCATAGGATGCGTGATTGCCTTTAAAATAGCCGGCTATCAATAAATTTTATTTTAGAACATGATACAGATTGACGATAAATTGATTTCCGAGGAAATTTTTTCAGAGGAATTTGTTTGTAACCTAACCAAATGTAAAGGTGCCTGCTGCGTAGAAGGCGATGTAGGTGCACCACTGGATAAGGAGGAGACTAAAATTCTGGAAGATATTTTTGATAAGGTAAAACCTTACCTGAGACCTGAGGGCGTACAGGCACTGGAGGAACAGGGAACCTGGACCATAGACCCGCATGACGGCGATTATGTGACTCCGATGGTAAACGGTGCCGAATGTGCCTACGTAATCTTTGACGAAAGAGGAATAACCAAGTGCGGAATCGAGAAAGCGTATGAGGACGGCGCCGTGGTTTGGCAAAAACCTATTTCCTGCCATCTTTACCCAATCCGTGTAACTGAATACTCCACTTTTACAGCGCTGAACTATCATGAGTGGCCAATTTGCAGTGATGCGTGCGTTTTGGGCAAAGAATTGCAGGTACCTGTTTACAAATTCCTGAAAACTCCACTTATCCGCAAGTATGGCGAAGATTTCTACCTTACACTGTCTGAAGCTGCTGAGGAATGGAAAAAGGAATTCAGCTGAAAACAATTTAAAACCCATTGATGTCTGTACATTTTGAACTTTTTGATGTATATAAAGCCCTTTTCTCTGTAGCCGCAGGTCTGATCCTGGGCTTTGAGCGGGAAATGAAGGATAAATCTGCCGGTTTGAAAACCATCACGGTAATCTGTCTGGGCTCTACCCTGTTTTCAATTTTGTCCTACAAACTTGCGGGCATTGGCGACCCTACCCGGATAGCCTCATACATCGTGAGCGGCATTGGCTTTCTGGGCGCGGGGGTCATTTTCAAGGAAGGTTTCAATGTGTACGGCCTAACCACGGCAGGCGTAATCTGGATTGCAGCTGCGGTGGGGATGTCTATCGGTTTCGGCGAGATTTATATGGCTTTCACATTCTTGGCCGCGGCCATGATCGTGATCAACCTGGCCAAATACTTTACCAGCCGCATGATGCCGCAGCACCACAGCAAAATCCTGAAAATGAAGATATCATCTGAAAAATTCTCCGGTAAATCCGGCATTGTAAATGAGATTGGAAAGATCGCTCGCGAAGCCAACGAGATAGGCCTGGAAAAAGACGGCGAGAGCCTCACCCTCACACTGGAAATCTTTATCTCTAATAAGGAACTGGGCAGGCTTGAGGAATATCTTGTGGAAAACAGGGATTTGCAGCACTTCAGCTTTTAGCAAACTGATAATTTTTACAAAATAAATCCGTGCGGCAGTAAACTGCCGCACGGATTTTTATCTTAAGCTCAGAAGGATATTATCCCTGCTTTACCAATTCCATAAACTCGTCATGAGAAATAGGCGTTTCAGTCTTAGTCGCTTTTTCAAGGATTACATCCTTAAGTTTTGCCATGGCAACTTCTGAAGAGATCTGTCTTACCTGCTCCTGGTCTTTCAGCATTTCTACAGCATATTTCTGTACCTCTTCATCCGGAAGGTGGTGAATTCCGTAGATGGCCAACTGGTTTCTTACCAACTGTTCAGCCTGAGCCAACACATCTTCGTAATCCAGTTTAATTTCGTTGTCATTCATCAGTTTACCTTCGATGATCTGGTGCTTGATTGCAGCTCTTTCATTTTCCAGTACTCCTTTTGCCTGCTCTTCAGTCTTGATGTTCTCATTGCTGAATACCAACCACTTGGCAAGGAAAGCTTCAGGTAGCTGAACCTCTTCTTTCTCTGTGATCTGCTCCAGGATATTGTTTACGAAATGGATATCCGCGTTCTGCTGGAAATACTCGTCAAGTTCAGACTTTACTTTTTCCTTAAGTTCTTCTTCAGACTTAATGTTTCCCTCGCCATACACTTTATCAAAAAGCTCCTGGTTCAGTTCGTGATTGTTCAGTCCGTAAAAATCTTTCACTTTCACTTCTACCTCATCGTGGTGCAAATGCTCGATTTCAGCTTTGCTGAAGCCCAACTGCTTGGCCAGTTCTTCCTTTTCAGTAAGATCAGCTTTAGATACCTTTACAGAACCATCCATTTTAAGGGATTTAACCAGTTCAAATGCCTCCTTGCTTTCCGCATTGATGGTAACATTCTTTGGTGGGTGATTATGCGCACCTTCAGCATCTTCTTCAACTACCTGGGTGATTTCAAGTGCGATAAAGCTGTCTTCAGTGATATCATCCTGAGGAACCTGCTCGGCGAAACGCTTCTGCATGTTTTCGATGGACTTAGTAATTTCCTTGTCAGACGCCTCTACTTTGTAGTGAGGGGCTTCATATTTGGAAAGGTCAATGGTCATTTCCGGCTCGTAACCTACTTCAAAGGCAACTGAAAGCTGCTCCGCAGTATGGTCAAAATCATTTACCGGAAGCGGAACCGGCTGGCCCACCATTTTTAAATTATTTTCGTTGATGTAATTGTTCAGACTGTCGTTAACCAACTTATTGATCTCTTCAAAGGCGATAGGAGCTTCATATTGTCTCTTCACCAGGCTCATAGGCACCTTACCTTTTCTGAAACCGGGTACCTGTGCATTTTTCGCGTAGTTGTGAAGTTGTTTTTCTACCTTGTCTTTATAATCTGCTCTGTCTACCGTTACGGTAAGTAAAGCACTAACCTCATCGTGGTTTTTTGCTGTTACATTCATTGTTATATCGAAATTTTTAGAGTTGCAAAAGTATGAATTTTATTTGATAAAGATTTGGCATTTCCATGCTAAAAAATGCTAAAAATCAGTCGGTAATACCAAAAATGGTGAGGGCATCTGTCTCGCCTCCCGTTACGCTGCCCCAGGCAGTGCCGTTCTGAGCTTCAGAAACTTCCGCAGCATCATGTATCAATGCCAGATTCAGTTTGGGGTTACCGCCGTTCACCGCGCTGTTCACCAGCCATCTGCTCTTTACACCTAGCCTCTTACCGTCTGTCCTCAAATCATCATCCAACCTTGTAAGTGTGATATCTGTATCAGTAAATCCAAAGATCAGGAAATGCTCATCCCTTTCGTCTATGATTTCATCAGTAATGTCTTCGGCTCCGTTCCGGAAGGCCACAGAAACCAGGTAGCTTCTGCCATCCTGCAGTAAGATTTCAGGCTGGAAGGCAGAGTTGGCGATATAAGTGTAAGTACTGGAAGCCCCACTCAGTTCATCCACTACCGTAAGCTCAATGGCCGAGATTTCCTCCTGCGTGAAGACGTCATCATTCTCATCAGCCCGGCTGCACGACTGTAAAAACAAAAATAAAACAACAGGTAAAATATATTTGAGTAAACTTTTCATTGGTACAGTTTTTAAAAATTAAGTTTAAGATTAAGGATGATGTTGCGGCCCATTTCCGGCGAAAAATATCGCATACGGTTAAGGTAATCCCTGTACGTCACATCAAATAGATTGGTAACCGAAAGACCTGCCGAAAGATTTTTGTGCAGGCTGATGCCCGCCTGCATACCCCAGAGCGAATATGCCGGCGGCGCTGTGGAAAGGTCCAGTTCG belongs to Chryseobacterium sp. and includes:
- a CDS encoding DUF6427 family protein, with product MFRLLSKESNIFSIPVYIGFLLLSVTAFNVFSLNSLSLIPTLITVAGIALGYFGFNTIGLTYQTHLPLFLYTFFVFAFFPGSIDIGIATALFTNSFLILIMTSTNDDFRRKSYLIVGAILAVNFIFLPATWPMAIFALLHILGTSNRIGLHIFRLFYGVFLIAMSYFSVMYFLGNHSWNEAYFPFTAFKFHNDYGQLLYLLPVILMMAYAIFDHFIHYNKKSPISKFKYSFMLLFFTAQLITVVLYMGDHYEYLLLLALPASIILSRFLRFTKRGWQKELGLWVIIGCVIAFKIAGYQ
- a CDS encoding DUF3109 family protein, with the protein product MIQIDDKLISEEIFSEEFVCNLTKCKGACCVEGDVGAPLDKEETKILEDIFDKVKPYLRPEGVQALEEQGTWTIDPHDGDYVTPMVNGAECAYVIFDERGITKCGIEKAYEDGAVVWQKPISCHLYPIRVTEYSTFTALNYHEWPICSDACVLGKELQVPVYKFLKTPLIRKYGEDFYLTLSEAAEEWKKEFS
- a CDS encoding MgtC/SapB family protein, whose amino-acid sequence is MSVHFELFDVYKALFSVAAGLILGFEREMKDKSAGLKTITVICLGSTLFSILSYKLAGIGDPTRIASYIVSGIGFLGAGVIFKEGFNVYGLTTAGVIWIAAAVGMSIGFGEIYMAFTFLAAAMIVINLAKYFTSRMMPQHHSKILKMKISSEKFSGKSGIVNEIGKIAREANEIGLEKDGESLTLTLEIFISNKELGRLEEYLVENRDLQHFSF
- a CDS encoding trigger factor, translated to MNVTAKNHDEVSALLTVTVDRADYKDKVEKQLHNYAKNAQVPGFRKGKVPMSLVKRQYEAPIAFEEINKLVNDSLNNYINENNLKMVGQPVPLPVNDFDHTAEQLSVAFEVGYEPEMTIDLSKYEAPHYKVEASDKEITKSIENMQKRFAEQVPQDDITEDSFIALEITQVVEEDAEGAHNHPPKNVTINAESKEAFELVKSLKMDGSVKVSKADLTEKEELAKQLGFSKAEIEHLHHDEVEVKVKDFYGLNNHELNQELFDKVYGEGNIKSEEELKEKVKSELDEYFQQNADIHFVNNILEQITEKEEVQLPEAFLAKWLVFSNENIKTEEQAKGVLENERAAIKHQIIEGKLMNDNEIKLDYEDVLAQAEQLVRNQLAIYGIHHLPDEEVQKYAVEMLKDQEQVRQISSEVAMAKLKDVILEKATKTETPISHDEFMELVKQG